The Temnothorax longispinosus isolate EJ_2023e chromosome 4, Tlon_JGU_v1, whole genome shotgun sequence genome has a window encoding:
- the Peng gene encoding pumilio homolog 3: MKRSAKSLDTGDAGAEDNVDAEDSKKKKKVRFEKSLDKSTGKNVQPPFIKKNSKGKNLKVAKNNSKIEKINLLKLKKEKKEFGRKSEAQKKDNSKTDNLKSEKKATTEKTDWVQLKKEKKELKQKRKAKRLNDDVVFDKVIQAKQIGEKLRRSDCKSVNRVTLTQTLHNMLENHYSKVIFTHDMSRVVQCMIKYCEEHIRRAICHEIKPLVVEMLQSKYAKNCVKAILKYGSQEIRSEVISGFSGNIVKLMSHSVSASLVEHTYRTWCTNLDKIYFKQEFYGDIYKLEKDKDVKSLSDVFKIATDMKLATLSAIKTNLVRILNKGFVDSTLLQTVLWEFLCVCSVEDRSELIVMLRSYIITLCQTKMGARVATQCIWHGTSKDRKIIMKALKGNVKAICMSKNGHMILLALFDSVDDTVLVQKIILSELQEDLVNIALNEYGKHVILYLVARRKPFYFSPDVVEYLRQGDGNSASKKLADIREKELLEAIRDPLFDAIIADTAVWLSTGSIAMTTLAILKVGSGEKLNSAFESIAKFLTNIDSKIKDNDTEYNVVEHPGLHTMLKKLIQNDKELIEKNESTFGEILIPYLTPKVLEKWTEFNRACFLLILLIENGLQNVKDTLLSKLKPLTANLKTKRGAGASILLKKLKE; this comes from the exons ATGAAGCGATCAGCGAAGAGTTTGGATACTGGTGACGCGGGAGCAGAGGATAATGTGGACGCAGAGGacagtaaaaagaaaaagaaagtgaGATTCGAGAAATCCTTGGATAAATCTACAG GTAAGAATGTACAACCACCTTTCATAAAGAAGAATTCGAAAGGGAAGAATTTGAAAGTGGCAAAGaataattctaaaattgaaaagataaatttgCTCAAActgaagaaggagaaaaaggagTTTGGACGAAAGTCCGAAGCTCAGAAGAAAGATAACTCGAAGACAGATAATCTGAAATCGGAGAAGAAAGCGACCACCGAAAAAACCGATTGGGTCCAATtgaaaaaggagaagaaggaaCTCAAACAGAAGCGCAAAGCTAAAAGGTTGAACGACGACGTAGTGTTTGACAAGGTCATTCAGGCTAAGCAGATCGGCGAGAAGTTACGAAGATCCGATTGCAAGTCCGTGAATCGTGTAACATTAACTCAGACGTTGCACAACATGCTGGAAAATCATTATAGCAAGGTGATATTTACGCACGATATGTCCAGAGTAGTTCAGTGTATGATCAAGTACTGCGAGGAACACATTCGACGGGCTATATGCCACGAGATAAAGCCACTCGTTGTGGAGATGTTACAGTCGAAATATGCGAAGAACTGCGTAAAAGCTATCTTAAAGTACGGCTCGCAAGAAATCAGATCTGAGGTTATCTCTGGATTTTCTGGCAACATCGTCAAACTAATGAGTCACAGTGTATCGGCCTCTCTTGTGGAACATACGTACCGTACTTGGTGTACTAATCtcgacaaaatatatttcaaacagGAGTTTTACGGGGACATTTATAAACTGGAAAAGGACAAGGACGTTAAATCGCTGTCGGACGTATTCAAAATTGCGACGGATATGAAGCTAGCCACGCTGTCTGCCATAAAAACAAATCTAGTCAGAATCTTGAACAAAGGCTTCGTCGATTCCACTCTACTGCAAACGGTTCTATGGGAATTCCTCTGCGTATGTTCGGTGGAAGATAGGAGCGAGTTAATAGTTATGCTGCGCTCTTACATTATAACGCTGTGCCAAACAAAAATGGGAGCGAGAGTCGCTACACAATGTATATGGCATGGCACTAgcaaagatagaaaaataattatgaaagcCCTTAAGGGAAATGTAAAAGCGATTTGTATGTCCAAAAACGGTCATATGATATTATTGGCGCTCTTTGATTCCGTAGACGACACCGTTCTCGTGCAGAAGATAATATTGTCCGAGCTACAAGAGGATCTAGTTAATATTGCGCTGAACGAGTATGGAAAACACGTTATATTATACCTCGTGGCCAGGAGaaaacctttttatttttcgccgGACGTAGTGGAATATTTGCGCCAAGGTGATGGCAATTCCGCGAGCAAGAAACTAGCCGACATTAGGGAAAAGGAACTCCTCGAAGCAATCCGCGACCCGCTTTTTGACGCAATAATCGCGGATACCGCAGTGTGGTTATCCACCGGCAGCATAGCTATGACTACCCTGGCGATACTGAAAGTAGGATCGGGAGAAAAACTAAATTCCGCGTTCGAATCGATTGCTAAGTTTCTTACCAACATAGATTCAAAAATCAAAGACAATGATACCGAGTATAATGTGGTTGAACATCCTGGATTACACACAATGTTAAAGAAACTTATTCAGAATGACAAAGAACTGATAGAAAAGAACGAATCTACATTTGGAGAAATTTTAATACCGTACTTGACACCGAAAGTGTTGGAAAAGTGGACGGAATTTAATAGAGCTTGCTTCTTATTAATTCTTCTTATAGAAAATGGACTTCAAAATGTTAAAGATACATTGCTATCCAAATTAAAACCTTTAACGGCAAATCTCAAGACAAAGCGCGGCGCTGGAGCAtcgatattgttaaaaaaattaaaagaataa